One genomic segment of Rhinolophus sinicus isolate RSC01 linkage group LG11, ASM3656204v1, whole genome shotgun sequence includes these proteins:
- the FIZ1 gene encoding flt3-interacting zinc finger protein 1 isoform X1 yields the protein MSSYYPYFAESPHPPLPSCHATMDDAPLPAPRVPAPAPAQPAATPRVPFHCSECGKSFRYRSDLRRHFARHTALKPHACPRCGKGFKHSFNLANHLRSHTGERPYRCSACPKGFRDSTGLLHHQVVHTGEKPYCCLVCELRFSSRSSLGRHLKRQHRGVLPSPLQPSPGLPALSAPCSVCCNVGPCSVCGGAGASGGGEGPEGAGAGPGSWGLAEAAAAAAASLPPFACGACARRFDHGRELAAHWAAHTDVKPFKCPRCERDFNAPALLERHKLTHDLQGPGAPPVQAWAAGAGAGPKTPGEGGAVEAGDAGAAWDGGLLLGRAGGGVPELGRLLPEGGGEAPAPATAAEPSEDTLYQCDCGTFFASAAALASHLEAHSGPATYGCGHCGALYAALRALEEHRRASHGEGGGAEAATAVPEGEPTSGEPSSGSGRGKKIFGCSECEKLFRSPRDLERHVLVHTGEKPFPCLECGKFFRHECYLKRHRLLHGTERPFPCHICGKGFITLSNLSRHLKLHRGMD from the exons ATGTCCTCCTATTACCCGTATTTTGCAG AGAGCCCCCACCCGCCACTGCCCTCGTGCCACGCCACAATGGATGATGCCCCGCTGCCAGCGCCCCgggtccctgccccagccccagcacaaCCCGCCGCCACCCCTCGGGTGCCGTTTCACTGCAGTGAGTGTGGCAAGAGCTTCCGCTATCGCTCGGACCTGCGGCGCCACTTCGCCCGGCACACTGCGCTCAAGCCCCACGCGTGTCCGCGCTGCGGCAAGGGCTTCAAGCACAGCTTCAACCTGGCCAACCACCTGCGCTCGCACACAGGGGAGCGGCCCTACCGCTGTTCTGCCTGCCCCAAGGGGTTCCGAGACTCTACCGGCCTGCTGCACCACCAG gTTGTCCACACTGGTGAGAAGCCCTACTGCTGCCTGGTCTGCGAGCTCCGCTTCTCCTCACGCTCCAGCCTGGGTCGCCATCTCAAGCGCCAGCACCGCGGGGTGCTCCCGtcccccctgcagcccagcccggGTCTGCCTGCCCTGAGTGCACCCTGCTCCGTCTGCTGCAACGTGGGGCCCTGCTCAGTGTGCGGGGGCGCGGGGGCCAGCGGCGGCGGAGAGGGCCCGGAGGGGGCGGGCGCGGGCCCGGGCAGCTGGGGGCTGGCGGAGgcggcagctgcagcagcagcctCGCTGCCCCCGTTCGCGTGCGGTGCCTGTGCACGGCGCTTCGACCATGGCCGTGAGCTAGCTGCCCACTGGGCCGCACACACAGACGTGAAGCCCTTCAAGTGCCCACGCTGCGAGCGCGACTTCAATGCTCCCGCACTGCTGGAACGGCACAAGCTGACGCACGACCTGCAGGGCCCTGGCGCACCCCCAGTGCAGGCCTGGGCCGCGGGGGCTGGCGCTGGGCCCAAGACCCCTGGCGAGGGTGGCGCTGTAGAGGCCGGTGACGCTGGAGCGGCCTGGGACGGCGGGCTACTCCTGGGCCGCGCGGGGGGCGGCGTGCCCGAGTTGGGGCGGCTGCTCCCTGAGGGCGGTGGGGAGGCCCCTGCTCCAGCGACTGCGGCAGAGCCATCTGAAGACACCCTGTACCAGTGCGACTGTGGGACCTTCTTCGCATCGGCTGCGGCCCTGGCCAGCCACCTGGAGGCGCACTCGGGGCCGGCCACCTATGGCTGCGGCCACTGCGGGGCGCTGTACGCAGCTCTGAGGGCCCTGGAGGAGCACCGGCGCGCTAGCCATGGCGAGGGCGGCGGGGCAGAGGCGGCTACGGCAGTCCCCGAGGGGGAGCCCACGTCGGGGGAGCCCTCGTCCGGCTCGGGCCGCGGCAAGAAGATCTTCGGCTGCTCCGAGTGCGAAAAGCTGTTCCGCTCGCCCCGTGACCTGGAGCGGCACGTGCTGGTGCACACGGGTGAGAAGCCATTCCCGTGCCTCGAGTGCGGCAAGTTCTTCCGCCACGAGTGCTACCTCAAGCGCCACCGGCTGCTGCACGGCACCGAGCGGCCCTTCCCCTGCCACATCTGTGGCAAGGGCTTCATCACGCTCAGCAACCTCTCCAGGCACCTGAAGCTGCACCGGGGCATGGACTGA
- the SBK3 gene encoding putative serine/threonine-protein kinase SBK3 isoform X2: MELRDPENHEDGDTEEDTATALQRLIELTATRVTLVRNLSVQYRLIRKLGSGSYGRVLLARPRQGGPAVALKLLRRDSVLRTTFLREFCVGRCVSSHPGLLQTLAGPLQTPRHFAFAQDYAPCGDLSGMLQERGLPELLVKRVLAQLAGALDFLHSRGLVHADVKPDNVLVFDPACSRVALGDLGLTRPEGSPTPAPPRPLPFVPPELCLLLPPDTLPLRPSLDSWGLGVLLFCAATACFPWDVALAPDPEFENFAGWMTTKPQPPQPPSPWDQFAPPALALLQGLLDLDPEMRSPPLAVLDFLGDDWGLEGNRGVPGDLGSRSSEDEEEEEEGGSSLEEWTEEEEADDKDSGRMGTDGGTS; encoded by the exons ATGGAGCTCAGGGACCCCGAGAACCATGAAGATGGGGACACAGAG GAGGACACAGCCACAGCTCTCCAACGGCTCATTGAGCTGACGGCCACCAGGGTGACCCTGGTGAGGAATCTAAGTGTCCAGTATCGCCTCATCCGAAAGCTCGGCTCGGGCTCCTACGGCCGAGTGCTCCTTGCCCGGCCTCGCCAAGGGG GTCCAGCTGTGGCTCTGAAGCTCCTACGTCGGGACTCAGTCCTGAGAACCACCTTCCTGCGAGAGTTCTGTGTGGGCCGCTGCGTCTCATCACACCCAGGCCTGCTCCAGACCCTGGCGGGACCCCTGCAGACCCCCCGACATTTCGCCTTCGCCCAGGACTATGCGCCCTGTGGGGATCTCAGTGGGATGCTGCAGGAACGG GGCCTCCCCGAGCTGCTGGTGAAGCGGGTGCTGGCCCAGCTCGCCGGAGCCCTGGACTTCCTTCACAGCCGGGGGCTGGTCCATGCAGATGTGAAGCCAGACAATGTGCTGGTCTTCGACCCTGCCTGTAGCCGTGTGGCCCTAGGAGACCTGGGTCTGACCCGGCCTGAGGGCAGTCCAACTCCTGCCCCCCCAAGGCCACTGCCCTTCGTCCCACCTGAGCTCTGTCTCCTGCTGCCACCTGATACCCTACCCCTGCGACCATCCTTGGACTCCTGGGGCCTGGGTGTACTTCTCTTCTGTGCTGCCACGGCCTGTTTCCCTTGGGACGTGGCCCTGGCCCCTGACCCCGAGTTTGAGAACTTTGCTGGCTGGATGACCACCAAGCCCCAGCCGCCTCAACCACCATCCCCTTGGGACCAGTTTGCGCCCCCGGCTCTGGCATTGCTGCAGGGGCTTCTGGACCTGGATCCTGAGATGAGGAGTCCCCCACTGGCTGTCCTGGACTTCCTGGGGGATGATTGGGGGCTGGAAGGGAACAGAGGGGTACCTGGGGACTTGGGGAGTAGGTCCAGtgaggatgaggaggaagaggaagaggggggaTCAAGCCTGGAGGAGtggacagaggaggaagaggcagatgACAAAGACAGTGGGAGGATGGGGACAGATGGGGGAACTTCCTGA
- the SBK2 gene encoding serine/threonine-protein kinase SBK2, with protein sequence MPGKQSDEEQVEGAAENGSAENEADEDLGGLTLEELQQGQEAALALEDMMALSAQTLVRAEVDELYRQVRPLGQGRFGRVLLVTHRQKGTLLALKQLPKASTSLRGFLYEFCVGLSLGVHEAVVAAYGIGIESADSYNFLTEAVLHGDLITFIQPKVGLPQSAAQRCAAQLASALEHIHSHGLVYRDLKPENVLVCDPACRRVKLTDFGHTRPRGTLLRLTGPPIPYTAPELCAPPPLPEGLPIQPALDAWALGVLLFCLLTGYFPWDQPLAETDPFYEDFLLWQGSGQPQDRPQPWIGLTPVADALLWGLLDPQPRRRSPVSSIQGYLGQPWRQREGEAAEGDEGVKEAGE encoded by the exons ATGCCAGGCAAACAGTCAGATGAGGAACAGGTGGAGGGGGCTGCTGAGAATGGGTCTGCTGAGAATGAAGCTGATGAGGACCTGGGAGGCCTCACGTTGGAGGAGCTGCAGCAGGGCCAAGAGGCGGCCCTCGCACTGGAGGACATGATGGCCCTGAGTGCCCAGACCCTGGTCCGAGCCGAGGTGGATGAGCTCTACCGGCAAGTGCGTCCCTTGGGCCAGGGCCGCTTTGGCCGGGTCCTGCTGGTCACCCACCGTCAGAAAG GCACGCTCCTGGCACTAAAACAGCTCCCAAAGGCCTCCACTTCCCTCCGCGGATTCTTGTATGAGTTCTGCGTGGGCCTCTCATTGGGTGTGCACGAGGCTGTGGTGGCAGCCTACGGCATTGGCATCGAGTCCGCCGACTCCTACAACTTCCTGACGGAGGCCGTCCTGCATGGGGACCTTATCACCTTCATCCAGCCCAAG GTGGGCCTCCCACAGTCAGCAGCCCAGCGCTGTGCGGCCCAGCTGGCGTCCGCCCTGGAGCACATTCACTCCCACGGCCTGGTGTACCGGGACCTCAAGCCTGAGAACGTGCTGGTGTGCGACCCGGCCTGCCGGCGGGTCAAGCTGACCGACTTCGGCCACACGCGGCCCCGCGGGACCCTGCTCCGCCTGACCGGGCCGCCCATCCCCTACACGGCCCCTGAGCTCTGtgcaccccctcccctccccgagGGCCTGCCCATCCAGCCTGCCCTGGATGCGTGGGCGCTGGGGGTCCTGCTATTCTGTCTTCTCACGGGCTACTTCCCCTGGGACCAGCCCCTGGCTGAAACCGACCCCTTCTATGAGGACTTCCTCCTCTGGCAGGGCTCGGGCCAGCCCCAGGACCGGCCTCAGCCCTGGATCGGCCTGACGCCAGTGGCAGATGCTCTCCTGTGGGGGTTGCTGGACCCCCAGCCCCGAAGGAGGAGCCCTGTGAGCTCCATCCAGGGCTACCTGGGGCAACCCTGGAGGCAGCGGGAGGGGGAGGCTGCAGAGGGAGATGAGGGGGTCAAGGAGGCTGGAGAGTGA
- the ZNF579 gene encoding zinc finger protein 579 translates to MDPQPPPPAQGSPPHRGRGRGRGRGRGRGRGRGRGKGGAGAPRAPLPCPTCGRLFRFPYYLSRHWLSHSGLRPHACPLCPKAFRRPAHLSRHLRGHGPQPPLRCAACPRTFPEPAQLRRHLAQEHAGGEVELAIQRATKEAAESSWGPQDEGTEQPSTAAAGTPEEAAWPETWPAGEPAALVAPTSTEPRESEEEEAEAGAAELRAELALAAGRQEEKQVLLQADWTLLCLRCREAFATKGELKAHPCLRPEGEQEGEGGPPPRPKRHQCSICLKAFARPWSLSRHRLVHSTDRPFVCPDCGLAFRLASYLRQHRRVHGALSLLAPLPTAGKKDDKASGGRNSGKGPEGGEGAECGAAPEGGEGGQNGGDVAPARPPAGEPRFWCTECGKGFRRRAHLRQHGVTHSGARPFQCVRCQREFKRLADLARHAQVHAGGPAPHPCPHCPRRFSRAYSLLRHQRCHRAELERAAALQALQAQAPPSPPPPPPPPPAGQENEGLPLPIAHIKEEPPSPGTPPQSPAAPPVFLSASCFDSQDHSAFEMEEDEIDSKAHLRGLGNLAS, encoded by the coding sequence ATGGATCCTCAGCCCCCTCCACCCGCCCAGGGCAGCCCACCTCACCgtggccggggccggggccggggccgggggcGTGGACGAGGCCGAGGTCGAGGCCGGGGCAAGGGGGGCGCTGGAGCCCCTCGGGCGCCCTTGCCCTGCCCCACCTGTGGCCGCCTCTTCCGCTTCCCCTACTACCTCTCACGGCACTGGCTGAGCCACTCGGGCCTCCGACCCCACGCCTGCCCGCTGTGCCCCAAAGCCTTCCGCCGTCCTGCCCACCTCTCTCGCCATCTGCGTGGCCACGGGCCCCAGCCCCCGCTGCGCTGTGCCGCGTGCCCCCGCACCTTCCCGGAGCCGGCCCAGCTGCGGCGCCACCTGGCCCAGGAGCATGCTGGAGGTGAGGTCGAGCTAGCCATCCAGAGAGCAACCAAGGAGGCAGCGGAGTCCAGCTGGGGCCCGCAGGACGAGGGCACCGAGCAGCCCAGCACAGCTGCCGCGGGCACCCCGGAGGAAGCAGCGTGGCCCGAGACGTGGCCTGCAGGGGAGCCGGCTGCGCTGGTGGCCCCCACGAGCACTGAGCCCCGGGAGTCCGAAGAGGAGGAGGCTGAGGCCGGGGCAGCAGAGCTGAGGGCTGAGTTGGCGCTGGCGGCTGGGCGGCAGGAGGAGAAGCAGGTCCTGCTCCAGGCCGACTGGACGCTGCTGTGCCTCCGCTGCCGCGAAGCCTTTGCCACCAAGGGCGAGCTCAAGGCGCACCCGTGCCTGCGCCCCGAGGGCGAGCAGGAGGGCGAAGGGggacccccaccccgccccaagCGCCACCAGTGCTCCATCTGCCTCAAGGCCTTCGCCAGGCCCTGGTCGCTGTCCCGCCACCGGCTGGTCCATTCCACTGACCGCCCCTTCGTGTGCCCGGACTGCGGCCTGGCCTTCCGACTTGCCTCCTACCTCCGCCAGCACCGCCGCGTGCATGGCGCGCTCAGCCTGCTGGCCCCGCTCCCCACGGCGGGCAAGAAGGACGACAAAGCCTCGGGTGGACGGAACTCAGGGAAGGGGCCTGAAGGGGGCGAAGGGGCCGAGTGCGGGGCTGCCCCGGAGGGGGGAGAAGGTGGGCAGAACGGAGGCGATGTGGCTCCGGCCAGGCCCCCGGCCGGGGAGCCCCGCTTCTGGTGCACAGAGTGCGGCAAAGGTTTCCGGCGCAGGGCACACCTGCGGCAACATGGGGTGACCCACTCGGGGGCGCGCCCCTTCCAGTGCGTACGCTGCCAGCGCGAGTTCAAACGGTTGGCCGACTTGGCTCGCCACGCGCAGGTCCACGCCGGGGGCCCGGCCCCGCACCCGTGCCCACATTGCCCGCGCCGCTTCTCGCGTGCCTACAGCCTCCTGCGCCACCAACGCTGCCACCGTGCTGAGTTGGAGCGGGCGGCCGCGCTGCAGGCGCTCCAGGCCCAGGCCCCGCCGtcgcccccacctcccccaccgcccccaccGGCCGGGCAGGAGAACGAAGGGCTGCCCCTGCCCATCGCACACATCAAGGAAGAGCCACCCTCCCCGGGGACCCCACCCCAGTCGCCTGCGGCACCCCCTGTCTTCCTTAGCGCCTCATGTTTCGACAGCCAAGACCACTCTGCCTTCGAGATGGAGGAAGACGAGATTGACAGCAAGGCACACCTGCGCGGATTGGGCAACCTGGCCTCCTGA
- the FIZ1 gene encoding flt3-interacting zinc finger protein 1 isoform X2, producing MDDAPLPAPRVPAPAPAQPAATPRVPFHCSECGKSFRYRSDLRRHFARHTALKPHACPRCGKGFKHSFNLANHLRSHTGERPYRCSACPKGFRDSTGLLHHQVVHTGEKPYCCLVCELRFSSRSSLGRHLKRQHRGVLPSPLQPSPGLPALSAPCSVCCNVGPCSVCGGAGASGGGEGPEGAGAGPGSWGLAEAAAAAAASLPPFACGACARRFDHGRELAAHWAAHTDVKPFKCPRCERDFNAPALLERHKLTHDLQGPGAPPVQAWAAGAGAGPKTPGEGGAVEAGDAGAAWDGGLLLGRAGGGVPELGRLLPEGGGEAPAPATAAEPSEDTLYQCDCGTFFASAAALASHLEAHSGPATYGCGHCGALYAALRALEEHRRASHGEGGGAEAATAVPEGEPTSGEPSSGSGRGKKIFGCSECEKLFRSPRDLERHVLVHTGEKPFPCLECGKFFRHECYLKRHRLLHGTERPFPCHICGKGFITLSNLSRHLKLHRGMD from the exons ATGGATGATGCCCCGCTGCCAGCGCCCCgggtccctgccccagccccagcacaaCCCGCCGCCACCCCTCGGGTGCCGTTTCACTGCAGTGAGTGTGGCAAGAGCTTCCGCTATCGCTCGGACCTGCGGCGCCACTTCGCCCGGCACACTGCGCTCAAGCCCCACGCGTGTCCGCGCTGCGGCAAGGGCTTCAAGCACAGCTTCAACCTGGCCAACCACCTGCGCTCGCACACAGGGGAGCGGCCCTACCGCTGTTCTGCCTGCCCCAAGGGGTTCCGAGACTCTACCGGCCTGCTGCACCACCAG gTTGTCCACACTGGTGAGAAGCCCTACTGCTGCCTGGTCTGCGAGCTCCGCTTCTCCTCACGCTCCAGCCTGGGTCGCCATCTCAAGCGCCAGCACCGCGGGGTGCTCCCGtcccccctgcagcccagcccggGTCTGCCTGCCCTGAGTGCACCCTGCTCCGTCTGCTGCAACGTGGGGCCCTGCTCAGTGTGCGGGGGCGCGGGGGCCAGCGGCGGCGGAGAGGGCCCGGAGGGGGCGGGCGCGGGCCCGGGCAGCTGGGGGCTGGCGGAGgcggcagctgcagcagcagcctCGCTGCCCCCGTTCGCGTGCGGTGCCTGTGCACGGCGCTTCGACCATGGCCGTGAGCTAGCTGCCCACTGGGCCGCACACACAGACGTGAAGCCCTTCAAGTGCCCACGCTGCGAGCGCGACTTCAATGCTCCCGCACTGCTGGAACGGCACAAGCTGACGCACGACCTGCAGGGCCCTGGCGCACCCCCAGTGCAGGCCTGGGCCGCGGGGGCTGGCGCTGGGCCCAAGACCCCTGGCGAGGGTGGCGCTGTAGAGGCCGGTGACGCTGGAGCGGCCTGGGACGGCGGGCTACTCCTGGGCCGCGCGGGGGGCGGCGTGCCCGAGTTGGGGCGGCTGCTCCCTGAGGGCGGTGGGGAGGCCCCTGCTCCAGCGACTGCGGCAGAGCCATCTGAAGACACCCTGTACCAGTGCGACTGTGGGACCTTCTTCGCATCGGCTGCGGCCCTGGCCAGCCACCTGGAGGCGCACTCGGGGCCGGCCACCTATGGCTGCGGCCACTGCGGGGCGCTGTACGCAGCTCTGAGGGCCCTGGAGGAGCACCGGCGCGCTAGCCATGGCGAGGGCGGCGGGGCAGAGGCGGCTACGGCAGTCCCCGAGGGGGAGCCCACGTCGGGGGAGCCCTCGTCCGGCTCGGGCCGCGGCAAGAAGATCTTCGGCTGCTCCGAGTGCGAAAAGCTGTTCCGCTCGCCCCGTGACCTGGAGCGGCACGTGCTGGTGCACACGGGTGAGAAGCCATTCCCGTGCCTCGAGTGCGGCAAGTTCTTCCGCCACGAGTGCTACCTCAAGCGCCACCGGCTGCTGCACGGCACCGAGCGGCCCTTCCCCTGCCACATCTGTGGCAAGGGCTTCATCACGCTCAGCAACCTCTCCAGGCACCTGAAGCTGCACCGGGGCATGGACTGA
- the SBK3 gene encoding putative serine/threonine-protein kinase SBK3 isoform X1, protein MGGEEDTATALQRLIELTATRVTLVRNLSVQYRLIRKLGSGSYGRVLLARPRQGGPAVALKLLRRDSVLRTTFLREFCVGRCVSSHPGLLQTLAGPLQTPRHFAFAQDYAPCGDLSGMLQERGLPELLVKRVLAQLAGALDFLHSRGLVHADVKPDNVLVFDPACSRVALGDLGLTRPEGSPTPAPPRPLPFVPPELCLLLPPDTLPLRPSLDSWGLGVLLFCAATACFPWDVALAPDPEFENFAGWMTTKPQPPQPPSPWDQFAPPALALLQGLLDLDPEMRSPPLAVLDFLGDDWGLEGNRGVPGDLGSRSSEDEEEEEEGGSSLEEWTEEEEADDKDSGRMGTDGGTS, encoded by the exons ATGGGCGGGGAG GAGGACACAGCCACAGCTCTCCAACGGCTCATTGAGCTGACGGCCACCAGGGTGACCCTGGTGAGGAATCTAAGTGTCCAGTATCGCCTCATCCGAAAGCTCGGCTCGGGCTCCTACGGCCGAGTGCTCCTTGCCCGGCCTCGCCAAGGGG GTCCAGCTGTGGCTCTGAAGCTCCTACGTCGGGACTCAGTCCTGAGAACCACCTTCCTGCGAGAGTTCTGTGTGGGCCGCTGCGTCTCATCACACCCAGGCCTGCTCCAGACCCTGGCGGGACCCCTGCAGACCCCCCGACATTTCGCCTTCGCCCAGGACTATGCGCCCTGTGGGGATCTCAGTGGGATGCTGCAGGAACGG GGCCTCCCCGAGCTGCTGGTGAAGCGGGTGCTGGCCCAGCTCGCCGGAGCCCTGGACTTCCTTCACAGCCGGGGGCTGGTCCATGCAGATGTGAAGCCAGACAATGTGCTGGTCTTCGACCCTGCCTGTAGCCGTGTGGCCCTAGGAGACCTGGGTCTGACCCGGCCTGAGGGCAGTCCAACTCCTGCCCCCCCAAGGCCACTGCCCTTCGTCCCACCTGAGCTCTGTCTCCTGCTGCCACCTGATACCCTACCCCTGCGACCATCCTTGGACTCCTGGGGCCTGGGTGTACTTCTCTTCTGTGCTGCCACGGCCTGTTTCCCTTGGGACGTGGCCCTGGCCCCTGACCCCGAGTTTGAGAACTTTGCTGGCTGGATGACCACCAAGCCCCAGCCGCCTCAACCACCATCCCCTTGGGACCAGTTTGCGCCCCCGGCTCTGGCATTGCTGCAGGGGCTTCTGGACCTGGATCCTGAGATGAGGAGTCCCCCACTGGCTGTCCTGGACTTCCTGGGGGATGATTGGGGGCTGGAAGGGAACAGAGGGGTACCTGGGGACTTGGGGAGTAGGTCCAGtgaggatgaggaggaagaggaagaggggggaTCAAGCCTGGAGGAGtggacagaggaggaagaggcagatgACAAAGACAGTGGGAGGATGGGGACAGATGGGGGAACTTCCTGA